One stretch of Sander vitreus isolate 19-12246 chromosome 16, sanVit1, whole genome shotgun sequence DNA includes these proteins:
- the dab2 gene encoding disabled homolog 2 isoform X2 encodes MSAEVENSVPVPPDPSIASPSTASTNTPPTSPTSATSKVPFKKEKKKVPEKTDEYLLGRFQGDGVRYKAKLIGIDDVPEARGDKMCQDSMMKLKGMAVAARTQGKHKQRIWLNISMSGIKIIDEKSGVIEHEHVVNKISFIARDVTDNRAFGYVCGAEGQHQFFAIKTAQQAEPLVIDLKDLFQVIFNLKKKEAEASQKGESGSTVVENGGGASLGMDGEVKTAQPVEQLDLFGAMSTPPDIQAPNAPNDILLLDFSAEVDSNQNCIKGTSFVTSCAPDRRASPQTENPFSSTFGYFPTPDSDPFRDDPLSKSPTWSEPDNSQISLSTTNHQNSTAGNTCKTIINGGLNGDSEHLSQQINDLSSKTMILALSNGQWPLGGKITRGNPITMMDGNESGTVLSTKNPFFDSSLKTAPVSNGITHHPQPPVTHSKDSVVISPPPQSSKSGRGRRSAKSTTSDLFGAELFAVPGHSEGSPASGDLFNSVSANSTSSSIAALGNLQLGPPASTGIPAAGMWGASVAAPSMFPMSGVTSPAPGPTYPQPSAFGGLPIPPTAWGQQVPSHYSSAPLSPPHLNWGQPPPAGPLGAPGWGQPAMTNPFQTGQFPGMVDQQGPSRPPPRPPVKEAPPKVENSAFTALDPLGDREKKTGKDMFKDFQIAKPPAIPARKGELVSNSAPAPNSNEAGAFDQYFSSKVGLAQDNADHDDFDINQMSAGVNDVTKPAPALAAAPAPCFNPGLLDAAFSSAPMANNLAPVQRQGPNQDMFDKAFGAPDSSLFGVPPVAMTAAVGQTSGSAAAFGDPFGNPFA; translated from the exons ATGTCTGCAGAGGTGGAGAACAGCGTGCCCGTCCCTCCCGATCCCAGCATCGCATCCCCATCCACAGCCTCGACCAACACCCCTCCCACCTCCCCTACATCAGCCACATCCAAGGTCCCTttcaagaaagagaagaagaaag tccCAGAGAAGACAGATGAGTACCTGCTGGGCAGGTTTCAAGGGGATGGCGTAAGGTACAAGGCCAAGCTGATTGGCATCGATGATGTTCCAGAGGCCAGAGGAGACAAGATGTGTCAGGACTCCATGATGAAACTTAAG GGTATGGCAGTAGCTGCTCGGACCCAAggcaaacacaaacagaggaTCTGGCTCAACATTTCCATGTCGGGAATCAAGATCATTGATGAGAAATCGGGA GTGATTGAACATGAGCATGTGGTGAATAAGATCTCCTTCATCGCCAGAGATGTAACAGACAACAGGGCGTTTGGATATGTGTGCGGAGCAGAAGGGCAGCATCAGTTCTTCGCCATAAAGACTGCACAACAG GCAGAGCCCCTGGTCATTGATCTGAAAGACCTCTTCCAGGTCATCTTCAACCTGAAGAAGAAAGAGGCAGAGGCCTCACAGAAG GGGGAAAGTGGCAGCACTGTAGTTGAG AATGGAGGTGGTGCCTCGCTAGGTATGGACGGTGAAGTGAAAACTGCTCAA CCAGTGGAGCAGCTTGACCTGTTTGGAGCCATGTCGACCCCTCCAGACATCCAGGCTCCAAAT GCACCTAATGATATTCTCTTGCTGGACTTTTCTGCTGAAGTTGACAGCAATCAGAATTGCATAAAGGGAACCTCCTTTGTAACTTCCTGTGCCCCTGACCGTAGGGCATCTCCCCAGACAGAGAATCCTTTTTCCTCAACATTTGGCTACTTTCCAACCCCAGACAGTGACCCTTTCAGAGACGACCCCCTTTCTAAATCACCCACTTGGTCGGAACCCGATAATTCACAGATCTCCCTCAGCACCACTAATCACCAAAACAGCACTGCTGGCAACACTTGTAAGACAATTATTAACGGTGGTTTGAATGGAGACTCTGAACACCTCAGTCAGCAGATAAATGACTTATCCAGTAAGACCATGATCCTCGCTCTCAGTAACGGACagtggccactagggggcaaaATAACTCGGGGCAACCCAATTACCATGATGGACGGGAATGAATCTGGAACAGTTCTCTCAACCAAAAACCCATTTTTTGACTCGTCTTTGAAAACTGCCCCTGTCTCTAATGGCATTACTCATCACCCGCAACCCCCAGTGACTCATAGCAAGGATTCAGTTGTCATAAGCCCGCCTCCGCAGAGCTCTAAGTCTGGACGAGGTCGAAGGAGCGCAAAG TCCACAACAAGTGACCTGTTTGGAGCAGAGCTATTTGCTGTTCCTGGTCATTCTGAAGGGTCACCTGCCTCAGGGGACCTTTTCAACAGTGTATCTGCCAACTCCACTTCCTCTTCCATAGCTGCTCTGG GGAATCTTCAGTTAGGTCCTCCAGCCAGCACAGGTATCCCTGCTGCAGGCATGTGGGGAGCTTCCGTTGCTGCACCTTCCATGTTCCCCATGTCAGGAGTGACCTCTCCCGCTCCTGGGCCCACCTACCCACAGCCATCTGCCTTTGGTGGCCTACCCATACCGCCCACAGCCTGGGGCCAACAGGTGCCCTCTCACTACAGTTCCGCACCCTTATCCCCACCCCACCTCAACTGGGGCCAGCCTCCACCAGCTGGTCCACTTGGTGCTCCAGGTTGGGGTCAGCCCGCCATGACCAATCCTttccagactggccagttcccTGGAATGGTTGACCAGCAAGGTCCATCGCGCCCCCCTCCTAGACCACCTGTTAAGGAGGCCCCTCCAAAGGTGGAGAACAGTGCCTTCACAGCTTTGGACCCTCTTGGAGATAGAGAGAAGAAGACTGGAAAGGACATGTTCAAGGACTTCCAGATCGCCAAACCCCCTGCCATCCCAGCGAGGAAAGGGGAGCTGGTGTCCAACTCTGCTCCAGCCCCCAACAGCAATGAAGCCGGGGCATTTGATCAGTACTTTTCCAGTAAAGTGGGCCTGGCTCAGGATAATGCAGATCATGATGACTTTGATATCAATCAAATGTCAGCAGGTGTTAATG ATGTTACTAAACCAGCTCCTGCTCTAGCTGCAGCCCCAGCTCCATGCTTTAACCCTGGCCTCCTCGATGCCGCCTTCTCTTCTGCTCCCATGGCAAACAATTTGGCACCGGTCCAAAGACAAGGCCCCAATCAGGACATGTTTGATAAAGCATTTGGAGCCCCAGATTCCAGTCTTTTCGGAGTGCCACCTGTAGCCatg ACTGCTGCTGTTGGTCAGACTTCTGGTTCAGCCGCTGCTTTTGGGGATCCTTTTGGAAATCCTTTTGCTTGA
- the c9 gene encoding complement component C9, giving the protein MRIEVALQLGFCGLCLTLALVGEGMGVELPDPPPVNCVWSRWSAWSPCDPCTKTRRRSRSAEVFSQFGGVSCMGSLGDREFCRTDARCDLPPPPACSDSEFQCESGSCIKKRLMCNGDYDCEDGSDEDCDPLRKPCGRLDLDSNEQGRTAGYGINILGLDPRMNPFNNDYFNGRCDRVRNPNTQTYDRLPWNVGVLNYETLVEETTSREIYEDTDSLLKEILTEMTNKLDVGLSFKFTPTEKSMSQSSSTLGLEADFQKKNIIRELSEYTKIKNKSFMRVKGKVQLSTYRMRSRELKTADGFLAHVKSLPLQYEKGIYFAFLEDYGTHYTKNGNTGGEYELVYVLNQDSIKTKKLTERTVQDCVKVGITADFQSLVDGHVKNDNCKDVTNKNQDDTDGKAVVDKVLTSVKGGTLQSAVSMRAQLNKEGVMDIATYQEWARSITEAPALLTSEPEPIYMLIPLDMPDANTRISNLKQATTDYVAEYNICKCKPCQNGGTLALLDGQCKCMCSFLYEGLACQNYKADKTKNAGVRPTVIQEGNWSCWSSWSSCSGAKHIRTRSCNTDGLLGAVCRGDTRSEEHC; this is encoded by the exons ATGAGGATTGAAGTCGCTCTCCAGCTGGGCTTCTGTGGCCTGTGTCTAACACTGGCGCTTGTTGGAGAAggaat GGGAGTGGAACTTCCTGATCCGCCACCAGTAAATTGTGTTTGGAGCCGCTGGTCAGCGTGGAGTCCTTGTGATCCTTGCACGAAAACCAGA AGACGTTCGCGAAGTGCAGAAGTGTTCAGCCAGTTTGGTGGTGTGTCCTGCATGGGATCACTGGGGGACAGGGAGTTCTGTAGAACAGATGCTAGATGTGACCTACCGCCTCCTCCTGCATGCTCCGACTCAGAGTTCCAGTGCGAGTCAG GTTCATGCATCAAGAAGAGATTAATGTGCAACGGGGACTACGACTGTGAGGATGGATCAGACGAGGACTGTGATCCTCTGCGTAAACCCTGTGGTCGGTTAGACCTGGATAGCAATGAGCAAGGCAGGACAGCAGGATATGG AATCAACATCTTGGGTCTAGATCCTCGAATGAACCCCTTCAACAATGATTACTTCAATGGAAGGTGTGATCGAGTGAGGAATCCAAACACTCAGACGTATGACAGGCTTCCCTGGAATGTTGGTGTGCTCAACTATGAG ACTTTAGTGGAAGAAACCACCTCTAGAGAAATCTATGAAGACACAGACAGCCTCCTGAAGGAGATTCTGACGGAGATGACTAACAAACTTGATGTTGGACTTTCCTTCAAATTCACCCCAACTGAGAAGTCCATGTCACAGTC ATCTTCAACTTTGGGTTTAGAGGCTGAtttccaaaagaaaaacatcattaGGGAGCTTTCAGAGTACACCAAAATTAAG AACAAGAGCTTTATGCGGGTGAAGGGCAAAGTACAACTGAGCACCTACAGGATGCGTTCCCGTGAGCTCAAAACAGCCGATGGGTTCTTGGCGCATGTCAAATCTTTGCCTTTGCAGTATGAGAAGGGTATTTATTTTGCCTTCCTGGAGGACTACGGAACTCACTACACCAAAAACGGGAACACTGGCGGCGAATATGAGTTGGTCTATGTTCTCAACCAGGacagcataaaaacaaaaa AACTGACAGAGAGAACTGTTCAAGACTGCGTTAAAGTCGGCATCACAGCAGACTTCCAAAGCTTAGTTGATGGCCACGTGAAAAACGACAACTGTAAAGATGTAACAAATAAAAACCAAG ATGATACTGACGGAAAAGCAGTGGTGGACAAGGTGCTGACATCAGTCAAAGGAGGTACTCTACAAAGTGCTGTTAGTATGAGGGCTCAACTGAATAAGGAAGGAGTGATGGACATTGCTACCTATCAGGAATGGGCGCGGAGCATCACTGAGGCCCCTGCGCTGCTCACCAGTGAG CCAGAGCCCATCTATATGTTAATTCCATTGGATATGCCAGACGCTAACACCAGGATATCCAACCTGAAGCAGGCCACGACAGACTACGTGGCAGAGTATAACATCTGCAAGTGTAAGCCTTGTCAGAACGGAGGCACTCTTGCTCTCCTGGATGGGCAGTGTAAGTGCATGTGCTCTTTCCTGTATGAAGGCTTGGCCTGCCAGAATTACAAGGCTGATAAAACTAAAAACGCAG GTGTAAGACCGACAGTTATTCAGGAAGGTAACTGGTCATGCTGGTCCAGCTGGTCCAGCTGTAGCGGAGCGAAACATATCAGGACACGCAGCTGTAACACAGACGGGCTCCTTGGAGCTGTGTGCAGAGGAGACACCAGGAGTGAAGAACACTGCTAA
- the gas1b gene encoding growth arrest-specific protein 1b, giving the protein MASRAILMERTAVLICSVLILIVGVCVGSPNHSRQLVCWKAILKCHGEPECHYAYDQYLYACASVISGDRKKCPSHCISSLIQLNLTRSGPALEDCDCALDPVCRSTKQAIEPCLPRTSTVGCTEARRQCEMDQSCSSAMRDYLYHCRKLFGGERCSDGCRRVIANMRSIPKAQQLDTCVCDGTERNICEYIKVSMKTFCSDSSDRFAGSGFSDAEDDSEDDYIDQEDYQYVENSSGSPLCQTVLNVLTTILVLTKFI; this is encoded by the coding sequence ATGGCAAGTCGTGCCATATTGATGGAGCGGACAGCGGTTTTGATATGCAGTGTATTGATCCTAATCGTCGGTGTATGTGTCGGATCTCCCAACCACAGCCGTCAGCTGGTCTGCTGGAAAGCCATCCTGAAGTGCCACGGAGAGCCGGAGTGCCATTACGCGTATGATCAGTACCTTTATGCCTGCGCCTCTGTTATCAGTGGGGACCGTAAGAAGTGCCCCAGCCACTGCATATCCTCTCTCATTCAGCTCAATCTGACCCGAAGCGGCCCGGCTTTGGAGGACTGCGACTGCGCCCTCGACCCGGTTTGCAGAAGCACCAAACAAGCCATCGAGCCGTGCCTGCCGCGGACCAGCACCGTGGGCTGCACCGAGGCCCGGCGCCAGTGCGAGATGGACCAGTCGTGTAGCTCTGCCATGAGGGATTATTTATATCACTGCCGAAAACTTTTCGGAGGGGAAAGGTGCTCTGACGGGTGCCGCAGAGTGATCGCCAACATGCGCTCCATACCGAAAGCGCAACAGCTAGacacttgtgtgtgtgacggcaCGGAGAGGAACATATGCGAGTATATAAAAGTCAGCATGAAAACGTTCTGCTCTGATTCTAGTGATAGGTTCGCGGGAAGCGGATTTTCAGACGCCGAGGATGACTCTGAAGACGATTACATCGACCAGGAGGATTATCAATATGTGGAAAACTCAAGTGGCTCCCCACTTTGTCAGACTGTCCTAAATGTCTTGACCACCATTTTGGTTTTGACCAAATTTATCTAA
- the dab2 gene encoding disabled homolog 2 isoform X3 — MSAEVENSVPVPPDPSIASPSTASTNTPPTSPTSATSKVPFKKEKKKVPEKTDEYLLGRFQGDGVRYKAKLIGIDDVPEARGDKMCQDSMMKLKGMAVAARTQGKHKQRIWLNISMSGIKIIDEKSGVIEHEHVVNKISFIARDVTDNRAFGYVCGAEGQHQFFAIKTAQQAEPLVIDLKDLFQVIFNLKKKEAEASQKGESGSTVVENGGGASLGMDGEVKTAQPVEQLDLFGAMSTPPDIQAPNSTTSDLFGAELFAVPGHSEGSPASGDLFNSVSANSTSSSIAALGNLQLGPPASTGIPAAGMWGASVAAPSMFPMSGVTSPAPGPTYPQPSAFGGLPIPPTAWGQQVPSHYSSAPLSPPHLNWGQPPPAGPLGAPGWGQPAMTNPFQTGQFPGMVDQQGPSRPPPRPPVKEAPPKVENSAFTALDPLGDREKKTGKDMFKDFQIAKPPAIPARKGELVSNSAPAPNSNEAGAFDQYFSSKVGLAQDNADHDDFDINQMSAGVNDVTKPAPALAAAPAPCFNPGLLDAAFSSAPMANNLAPVQRQGPNQDMFDKAFGAPDSSLFGVPPVAMQTAAVGQTSGSAAAFGDPFGNPFA; from the exons ATGTCTGCAGAGGTGGAGAACAGCGTGCCCGTCCCTCCCGATCCCAGCATCGCATCCCCATCCACAGCCTCGACCAACACCCCTCCCACCTCCCCTACATCAGCCACATCCAAGGTCCCTttcaagaaagagaagaagaaag tccCAGAGAAGACAGATGAGTACCTGCTGGGCAGGTTTCAAGGGGATGGCGTAAGGTACAAGGCCAAGCTGATTGGCATCGATGATGTTCCAGAGGCCAGAGGAGACAAGATGTGTCAGGACTCCATGATGAAACTTAAG GGTATGGCAGTAGCTGCTCGGACCCAAggcaaacacaaacagaggaTCTGGCTCAACATTTCCATGTCGGGAATCAAGATCATTGATGAGAAATCGGGA GTGATTGAACATGAGCATGTGGTGAATAAGATCTCCTTCATCGCCAGAGATGTAACAGACAACAGGGCGTTTGGATATGTGTGCGGAGCAGAAGGGCAGCATCAGTTCTTCGCCATAAAGACTGCACAACAG GCAGAGCCCCTGGTCATTGATCTGAAAGACCTCTTCCAGGTCATCTTCAACCTGAAGAAGAAAGAGGCAGAGGCCTCACAGAAG GGGGAAAGTGGCAGCACTGTAGTTGAG AATGGAGGTGGTGCCTCGCTAGGTATGGACGGTGAAGTGAAAACTGCTCAA CCAGTGGAGCAGCTTGACCTGTTTGGAGCCATGTCGACCCCTCCAGACATCCAGGCTCCAAAT TCCACAACAAGTGACCTGTTTGGAGCAGAGCTATTTGCTGTTCCTGGTCATTCTGAAGGGTCACCTGCCTCAGGGGACCTTTTCAACAGTGTATCTGCCAACTCCACTTCCTCTTCCATAGCTGCTCTGG GGAATCTTCAGTTAGGTCCTCCAGCCAGCACAGGTATCCCTGCTGCAGGCATGTGGGGAGCTTCCGTTGCTGCACCTTCCATGTTCCCCATGTCAGGAGTGACCTCTCCCGCTCCTGGGCCCACCTACCCACAGCCATCTGCCTTTGGTGGCCTACCCATACCGCCCACAGCCTGGGGCCAACAGGTGCCCTCTCACTACAGTTCCGCACCCTTATCCCCACCCCACCTCAACTGGGGCCAGCCTCCACCAGCTGGTCCACTTGGTGCTCCAGGTTGGGGTCAGCCCGCCATGACCAATCCTttccagactggccagttcccTGGAATGGTTGACCAGCAAGGTCCATCGCGCCCCCCTCCTAGACCACCTGTTAAGGAGGCCCCTCCAAAGGTGGAGAACAGTGCCTTCACAGCTTTGGACCCTCTTGGAGATAGAGAGAAGAAGACTGGAAAGGACATGTTCAAGGACTTCCAGATCGCCAAACCCCCTGCCATCCCAGCGAGGAAAGGGGAGCTGGTGTCCAACTCTGCTCCAGCCCCCAACAGCAATGAAGCCGGGGCATTTGATCAGTACTTTTCCAGTAAAGTGGGCCTGGCTCAGGATAATGCAGATCATGATGACTTTGATATCAATCAAATGTCAGCAGGTGTTAATG ATGTTACTAAACCAGCTCCTGCTCTAGCTGCAGCCCCAGCTCCATGCTTTAACCCTGGCCTCCTCGATGCCGCCTTCTCTTCTGCTCCCATGGCAAACAATTTGGCACCGGTCCAAAGACAAGGCCCCAATCAGGACATGTTTGATAAAGCATTTGGAGCCCCAGATTCCAGTCTTTTCGGAGTGCCACCTGTAGCCatg CAGACTGCTGCTGTTGGTCAGACTTCTGGTTCAGCCGCTGCTTTTGGGGATCCTTTTGGAAATCCTTTTGCTTGA
- the dab2 gene encoding disabled homolog 2 isoform X1, whose translation MSAEVENSVPVPPDPSIASPSTASTNTPPTSPTSATSKVPFKKEKKKVPEKTDEYLLGRFQGDGVRYKAKLIGIDDVPEARGDKMCQDSMMKLKGMAVAARTQGKHKQRIWLNISMSGIKIIDEKSGVIEHEHVVNKISFIARDVTDNRAFGYVCGAEGQHQFFAIKTAQQAEPLVIDLKDLFQVIFNLKKKEAEASQKGESGSTVVENGGGASLGMDGEVKTAQPVEQLDLFGAMSTPPDIQAPNAPNDILLLDFSAEVDSNQNCIKGTSFVTSCAPDRRASPQTENPFSSTFGYFPTPDSDPFRDDPLSKSPTWSEPDNSQISLSTTNHQNSTAGNTCKTIINGGLNGDSEHLSQQINDLSSKTMILALSNGQWPLGGKITRGNPITMMDGNESGTVLSTKNPFFDSSLKTAPVSNGITHHPQPPVTHSKDSVVISPPPQSSKSGRGRRSAKSTTSDLFGAELFAVPGHSEGSPASGDLFNSVSANSTSSSIAALGNLQLGPPASTGIPAAGMWGASVAAPSMFPMSGVTSPAPGPTYPQPSAFGGLPIPPTAWGQQVPSHYSSAPLSPPHLNWGQPPPAGPLGAPGWGQPAMTNPFQTGQFPGMVDQQGPSRPPPRPPVKEAPPKVENSAFTALDPLGDREKKTGKDMFKDFQIAKPPAIPARKGELVSNSAPAPNSNEAGAFDQYFSSKVGLAQDNADHDDFDINQMSAGVNDVTKPAPALAAAPAPCFNPGLLDAAFSSAPMANNLAPVQRQGPNQDMFDKAFGAPDSSLFGVPPVAMQTAAVGQTSGSAAAFGDPFGNPFA comes from the exons ATGTCTGCAGAGGTGGAGAACAGCGTGCCCGTCCCTCCCGATCCCAGCATCGCATCCCCATCCACAGCCTCGACCAACACCCCTCCCACCTCCCCTACATCAGCCACATCCAAGGTCCCTttcaagaaagagaagaagaaag tccCAGAGAAGACAGATGAGTACCTGCTGGGCAGGTTTCAAGGGGATGGCGTAAGGTACAAGGCCAAGCTGATTGGCATCGATGATGTTCCAGAGGCCAGAGGAGACAAGATGTGTCAGGACTCCATGATGAAACTTAAG GGTATGGCAGTAGCTGCTCGGACCCAAggcaaacacaaacagaggaTCTGGCTCAACATTTCCATGTCGGGAATCAAGATCATTGATGAGAAATCGGGA GTGATTGAACATGAGCATGTGGTGAATAAGATCTCCTTCATCGCCAGAGATGTAACAGACAACAGGGCGTTTGGATATGTGTGCGGAGCAGAAGGGCAGCATCAGTTCTTCGCCATAAAGACTGCACAACAG GCAGAGCCCCTGGTCATTGATCTGAAAGACCTCTTCCAGGTCATCTTCAACCTGAAGAAGAAAGAGGCAGAGGCCTCACAGAAG GGGGAAAGTGGCAGCACTGTAGTTGAG AATGGAGGTGGTGCCTCGCTAGGTATGGACGGTGAAGTGAAAACTGCTCAA CCAGTGGAGCAGCTTGACCTGTTTGGAGCCATGTCGACCCCTCCAGACATCCAGGCTCCAAAT GCACCTAATGATATTCTCTTGCTGGACTTTTCTGCTGAAGTTGACAGCAATCAGAATTGCATAAAGGGAACCTCCTTTGTAACTTCCTGTGCCCCTGACCGTAGGGCATCTCCCCAGACAGAGAATCCTTTTTCCTCAACATTTGGCTACTTTCCAACCCCAGACAGTGACCCTTTCAGAGACGACCCCCTTTCTAAATCACCCACTTGGTCGGAACCCGATAATTCACAGATCTCCCTCAGCACCACTAATCACCAAAACAGCACTGCTGGCAACACTTGTAAGACAATTATTAACGGTGGTTTGAATGGAGACTCTGAACACCTCAGTCAGCAGATAAATGACTTATCCAGTAAGACCATGATCCTCGCTCTCAGTAACGGACagtggccactagggggcaaaATAACTCGGGGCAACCCAATTACCATGATGGACGGGAATGAATCTGGAACAGTTCTCTCAACCAAAAACCCATTTTTTGACTCGTCTTTGAAAACTGCCCCTGTCTCTAATGGCATTACTCATCACCCGCAACCCCCAGTGACTCATAGCAAGGATTCAGTTGTCATAAGCCCGCCTCCGCAGAGCTCTAAGTCTGGACGAGGTCGAAGGAGCGCAAAG TCCACAACAAGTGACCTGTTTGGAGCAGAGCTATTTGCTGTTCCTGGTCATTCTGAAGGGTCACCTGCCTCAGGGGACCTTTTCAACAGTGTATCTGCCAACTCCACTTCCTCTTCCATAGCTGCTCTGG GGAATCTTCAGTTAGGTCCTCCAGCCAGCACAGGTATCCCTGCTGCAGGCATGTGGGGAGCTTCCGTTGCTGCACCTTCCATGTTCCCCATGTCAGGAGTGACCTCTCCCGCTCCTGGGCCCACCTACCCACAGCCATCTGCCTTTGGTGGCCTACCCATACCGCCCACAGCCTGGGGCCAACAGGTGCCCTCTCACTACAGTTCCGCACCCTTATCCCCACCCCACCTCAACTGGGGCCAGCCTCCACCAGCTGGTCCACTTGGTGCTCCAGGTTGGGGTCAGCCCGCCATGACCAATCCTttccagactggccagttcccTGGAATGGTTGACCAGCAAGGTCCATCGCGCCCCCCTCCTAGACCACCTGTTAAGGAGGCCCCTCCAAAGGTGGAGAACAGTGCCTTCACAGCTTTGGACCCTCTTGGAGATAGAGAGAAGAAGACTGGAAAGGACATGTTCAAGGACTTCCAGATCGCCAAACCCCCTGCCATCCCAGCGAGGAAAGGGGAGCTGGTGTCCAACTCTGCTCCAGCCCCCAACAGCAATGAAGCCGGGGCATTTGATCAGTACTTTTCCAGTAAAGTGGGCCTGGCTCAGGATAATGCAGATCATGATGACTTTGATATCAATCAAATGTCAGCAGGTGTTAATG ATGTTACTAAACCAGCTCCTGCTCTAGCTGCAGCCCCAGCTCCATGCTTTAACCCTGGCCTCCTCGATGCCGCCTTCTCTTCTGCTCCCATGGCAAACAATTTGGCACCGGTCCAAAGACAAGGCCCCAATCAGGACATGTTTGATAAAGCATTTGGAGCCCCAGATTCCAGTCTTTTCGGAGTGCCACCTGTAGCCatg CAGACTGCTGCTGTTGGTCAGACTTCTGGTTCAGCCGCTGCTTTTGGGGATCCTTTTGGAAATCCTTTTGCTTGA